The Candidatus Manganitrophus noduliformans genome includes a window with the following:
- a CDS encoding PBP1A family penicillin-binding protein: MLLMKKKRKSRPLRIFLGLSLLLLSFTAVYIAYLDYQVITKFEGQRWKLPSKIYSAPLVLSPGLDIEKSHVVSRLKRLNYHPVKRPVRKSGEYYLTHDGLEIFLHDFAYPDRLQQGIPVSLSFSTGRQIDRIVDLSLAEDLDRVPIEPEVIGGFYEGIWEERSLIGLSEAPPILIDAILAMEDRRFYEHRGIDPRGILRAAWANLRAGGIVQGGSTLTQQLVKNFYLDSERTWNRKVNEAIMALLLERRYSKEEILETYLNEIYLGQNGIMGIYGIGQGSWFYFGKPPGEMTMGESALLAGMIRSPNTLSPQKNLKKAIQRRNLVLETLFAGEKITLRQYINARAETVSGRKVKERLNAAPYFVDEVRQRLAAAYPGDLLNSGGLRIFTALDVELQRIAEEKLRDGLRMLERQYSHLKRAEPDRQIQAALVAIDPRTGEVRALVGGRDYGTSQFNRVTQARRQPGSLFKPFVYLAAFEEAANGRGPYTPISLVEDAPITLQAGGRDWSPQNYDRNYLGPVTLRAALEQSLNTATVRLSQEVGIEKISNVARALGVISPLKDLPSLALGTSEVSPLEMAVAYATLASQGIKRDPLFVEGVIDPANLRLDSPDSEEMPPFEVISPQAAFLVTHLMKGVIESGTGQGVRRLGFDRPAAGKTGTTSDERDAWFAGYTPELVTVVWVGFDQNDPVELTGAAAALPIWTAFMKEAVVATSPTDFPPPAGIVFERVNENGKTCLDGKEEAFIEGTEPTQSCRGGILKWFERLFF, translated from the coding sequence ATGCTTCTAATGAAGAAAAAACGAAAAAGCCGACCTCTCCGCATTTTCCTGGGACTCTCCCTCCTGCTCCTTTCTTTCACCGCAGTTTATATCGCCTACCTCGATTATCAGGTGATCACAAAGTTCGAGGGCCAGCGGTGGAAGCTCCCGTCCAAGATCTACTCGGCCCCGCTCGTCCTCTCTCCCGGCCTCGATATTGAGAAGAGTCACGTGGTCTCCCGGCTCAAACGATTGAATTATCATCCGGTGAAGCGGCCGGTCCGAAAGTCGGGGGAGTATTATCTGACCCATGACGGCCTGGAGATCTTTCTCCACGACTTCGCCTACCCTGACCGTCTTCAGCAAGGCATTCCGGTGAGTCTTTCCTTTTCCACCGGGAGGCAGATCGATCGGATCGTCGATCTTTCACTCGCGGAAGATCTCGACCGGGTACCGATCGAGCCGGAGGTGATCGGGGGATTTTATGAGGGGATCTGGGAGGAGCGGAGCCTGATCGGATTGTCGGAGGCCCCGCCGATCCTGATCGATGCCATCCTCGCCATGGAAGACCGCCGCTTCTACGAGCACAGAGGGATCGATCCGCGCGGCATCTTGCGCGCCGCTTGGGCCAATCTTCGCGCCGGCGGGATCGTCCAGGGAGGGAGCACCCTCACGCAACAGCTGGTCAAGAATTTTTATCTCGACAGCGAGCGGACCTGGAACCGAAAGGTCAATGAGGCGATCATGGCGCTCCTCCTGGAGCGGCGCTATAGCAAAGAGGAGATCCTCGAGACCTACCTGAACGAAATTTATCTCGGCCAAAACGGAATCATGGGGATCTACGGAATCGGCCAGGGCTCCTGGTTCTACTTCGGCAAGCCGCCGGGCGAGATGACGATGGGAGAGTCGGCGCTGCTGGCCGGGATGATCCGCTCTCCGAATACCCTCTCTCCTCAGAAAAATCTGAAGAAGGCGATTCAGCGCCGCAACCTGGTCCTGGAAACCCTCTTCGCGGGAGAGAAGATCACCCTTCGTCAATACATCAACGCCCGCGCAGAGACCGTTTCCGGCCGGAAGGTGAAAGAGCGGTTGAACGCCGCCCCCTATTTCGTCGATGAGGTCCGCCAGCGTCTGGCGGCGGCCTACCCCGGCGATCTTCTCAACTCGGGCGGGCTTCGGATCTTCACCGCGCTCGATGTCGAGCTGCAGCGGATCGCCGAGGAAAAGCTCCGCGACGGGCTTCGGATGCTGGAGCGGCAATACTCCCACCTGAAGCGGGCCGAACCGGATCGGCAGATTCAAGCGGCCTTGGTGGCGATCGACCCCAGAACCGGAGAGGTCCGGGCGCTGGTCGGGGGACGCGACTACGGCACCAGCCAATTCAACCGGGTGACGCAGGCGCGCCGCCAGCCGGGATCGCTCTTCAAGCCGTTCGTCTATCTGGCCGCCTTTGAAGAAGCGGCCAACGGGAGAGGACCGTATACGCCGATCAGCCTGGTCGAGGATGCTCCGATCACCCTGCAGGCGGGAGGCCGCGACTGGTCGCCGCAGAATTACGATCGAAACTATCTCGGGCCGGTGACGCTGCGTGCCGCGCTCGAGCAGTCGCTGAACACTGCGACCGTTCGTCTGTCGCAAGAGGTCGGGATCGAAAAGATCAGCAACGTTGCCCGCGCGTTGGGGGTGATCAGCCCTTTGAAAGATCTTCCTTCGCTGGCGCTCGGAACCTCCGAGGTTTCGCCCCTGGAGATGGCGGTCGCCTACGCGACGTTGGCCAGTCAAGGAATCAAGCGCGACCCGCTCTTTGTGGAAGGGGTGATCGATCCGGCCAATCTCCGCCTCGACTCCCCCGACTCGGAGGAAATGCCGCCGTTCGAAGTGATCTCGCCGCAGGCGGCCTTTCTCGTCACCCATCTGATGAAAGGGGTGATCGAGTCGGGCACCGGGCAAGGGGTCCGGCGGCTCGGCTTCGATCGTCCGGCCGCCGGGAAAACCGGAACCACCAGCGATGAGCGGGACGCCTGGTTTGCCGGGTATACCCCGGAGCTGGTCACCGTCGTTTGGGTGGGGTTCGATCAGAACGACCCGGTGGAGTTGACGGGGGCCGCGGCGGCATTGCCCATTTGGACTGCCTTTATGAAGGAAGCGGTCGTGGCGACATCGCCGACCGACTTCCCCCCGCCGGCCGGGATCGTCTTCGAGCGGGTGAATGAAAATGGAAAGACCTGTCTCGATGGGAAGGAAGAAGCCTTCATCGAAGGGACGGAGCCGACACAATCATGTCGAGGGGGAATTCTCAAATGGTTCGAACGGCTTTTCTTTTAA
- a CDS encoding branched-chain amino acid ABC transporter substrate-binding protein, with protein sequence MVRTAFLLIAILASALAGCQKGAEGPSEIVIGVAGPMTGDQSKLGGDVERGARLAVEEWNARGGINGKKLRLEVGDDQHDPKQAVSVANKLVNSGIVGMVGHFNSSASIPASAVYHSSGVPMITPASTNPRLTDQGFWNVFRVCGRDDQQGKVAADFAGGQLKLKRVAILHDKTTYGQGLAEEFRKSLAAHPETEVVSFDGVTQGDKDFRGILTSIKGKNPELFFFGGVFPEGGQLAKQAKEVGLTAPMLSGDGVIDPKFIEIAGAAAEGTYLTFTPDPENMPEAKEFLEKYKAKYGNELAPYAIYSYDAANILLTALAEAEKEGKIKDGKRVAEIMRNVNYDGALGHIEFDEKGDVKKSPYIVWITKNGKFEEFWKPQG encoded by the coding sequence ATGGTTCGAACGGCTTTTCTTTTAATCGCAATCCTCGCGAGCGCCCTCGCCGGCTGCCAGAAGGGGGCCGAGGGTCCGTCCGAGATTGTGATCGGCGTCGCCGGCCCGATGACCGGCGATCAGAGCAAGCTCGGGGGGGATGTCGAGCGGGGGGCGCGCCTGGCGGTGGAGGAGTGGAATGCGCGCGGCGGGATCAACGGGAAGAAGCTCCGCCTGGAAGTCGGCGACGATCAGCACGACCCAAAACAGGCGGTCTCGGTGGCGAACAAGCTGGTGAATTCCGGCATCGTCGGGATGGTAGGACATTTTAATTCGAGTGCGTCGATCCCCGCCTCGGCTGTCTACCATTCGTCCGGTGTTCCGATGATCACCCCCGCCTCAACCAATCCGAGATTGACCGATCAAGGATTTTGGAACGTCTTCCGCGTCTGCGGCCGGGACGATCAGCAGGGGAAGGTGGCTGCCGACTTCGCCGGAGGACAACTCAAGTTAAAGAGAGTGGCCATCCTTCACGACAAGACGACCTACGGCCAGGGGCTGGCCGAAGAGTTTCGAAAAAGTCTTGCCGCCCATCCGGAGACCGAGGTCGTCTCCTTTGACGGGGTCACTCAGGGGGACAAAGATTTCAGGGGCATCCTTACCTCGATCAAAGGGAAGAATCCGGAGCTCTTTTTCTTCGGCGGGGTCTTTCCGGAGGGGGGACAGCTCGCCAAGCAGGCGAAAGAGGTCGGCCTCACCGCCCCGATGCTCAGCGGCGACGGGGTCATCGATCCGAAGTTCATCGAGATCGCCGGGGCGGCGGCCGAAGGGACTTACCTCACCTTCACCCCCGATCCCGAAAACATGCCGGAAGCGAAAGAATTTCTGGAAAAATACAAGGCCAAATATGGAAACGAGCTCGCCCCCTACGCCATCTACTCCTATGACGCCGCAAACATCCTTCTGACTGCGCTCGCGGAAGCCGAGAAGGAGGGAAAGATCAAAGATGGGAAGCGGGTCGCCGAGATCATGCGGAATGTGAACTATGACGGGGCGCTCGGCCACATCGAGTTCGACGAAAAGGGAGACGTCAAGAAGTCCCCCTACATCGTCTGGATCACCAAAAACGGCAAGTTCGAGGAGTTCTGGAAGCCGCAGGGATAA
- a CDS encoding TIGR04282 family arsenosugar biosynthesis glycosyltransferase, with protein MTETQKKAIIIIFAKAPEPGLVKSRLQSILHPEERARLQAAMILDTLALTDSLPVQRALAAAPPADHPFLVRCGGERSIPLIRQEGETLGDRMKNAFDWGFGEGFQRVVLIGCDAPTLPADLIRQAVDRLEQSPLVIGPSLDGGYYLIGARPPLPDLFSGIQWGSDRVLISTLRRINAEKRGCALLPFWYDIDRPGDLIFLKETLALHERQGAPLPKETHQFLRSLSWEGREER; from the coding sequence ATGACCGAGACGCAAAAAAAGGCGATCATCATCATCTTCGCCAAAGCTCCCGAACCGGGATTGGTGAAGAGCCGTCTTCAATCGATTCTTCATCCGGAAGAACGGGCCCGGCTGCAAGCCGCCATGATCCTCGACACCCTTGCCCTGACCGATTCTCTCCCGGTTCAACGGGCGTTGGCGGCGGCCCCGCCGGCCGATCACCCTTTCCTGGTCCGGTGTGGAGGGGAGCGGTCGATCCCGTTGATTCGTCAGGAAGGAGAAACCCTGGGAGATCGAATGAAGAACGCCTTCGATTGGGGGTTCGGTGAGGGGTTTCAGCGGGTGGTCCTCATCGGGTGTGATGCGCCGACCCTGCCGGCCGATCTGATCCGGCAGGCGGTCGATCGCCTCGAACAGTCGCCGCTCGTGATCGGGCCGAGTCTCGACGGCGGCTACTATCTGATCGGCGCGCGGCCGCCGCTCCCCGATCTCTTCAGCGGGATTCAATGGGGGAGCGATCGGGTCTTGATTTCGACCCTGCGAAGGATCAATGCCGAGAAGCGCGGCTGCGCGCTGCTTCCCTTCTGGTATGACATCGACCGGCCGGGCGATTTGATCTTTCTTAAAGAGACGCTCGCCCTCCACGAGCGGCAAGGAGCGCCGCTTCCGAAGGAGACGCACCAGTTCCTTCGCTCCCTTTCCTGGGAAGGCCGAGAAGAGAGATGA